From one Triticum urartu cultivar G1812 chromosome 3, Tu2.1, whole genome shotgun sequence genomic stretch:
- the LOC125548002 gene encoding citrate-binding protein-like — MASLSSSPWLHLLLLLVAKGGTFAAAGGSGNPTAGFQKVQLADGDFQVQSPYNVPESQRFQYRNGVRTFWVHRNDKPFNTVTHTNPRSEVKLRGHDYSSGVWQFEGYGYVPSGTSGVSVMQIHNEEGAAHSTVLMLHVYDGVLRFYSGAAIEPDIYDRWFRLNVMHDVGASTVAVYVDGERKFSTSVTPSESYYFKFGVYMQHHDQSSCMESRWTNVTLYTKH; from the exons ATGGCTTCTCTCTCGAGTAGTCCATGGCTTCATCTCCTACTGCTTCTCGTGGCCAAGGGCGGCACGTTCGCGGCCGCCGGTGGCAGCGGGAACCCCACCGCCGGGTTCCAGAAGGTGCAGCTCGCCGACGGCGATTTCCAGGTGCAGAGCCCGTACAACGTGCCGGAGAGCCAGCGGTTCCAGTACCGCAACGGTGTGCGGACGTTCTGGGTGCACCGAAATGACAAGCCCTTCAACACCGTCACCCACACCAACCCGCGCTCTGAAGTCAAGCTCCGG GGCCACGACTACTCGTCGGGGGTGTGGCAATTCGAGGGCTATGGCTACGTGCCGTCGGGGACCTCCGGCGTGTCGGTGATGCAGATCCACAACGAGGAGGGCGCCGCGCACTCGACGGTGTTGATGTTGCACGTCTACGACGGCGTCCTTCGGTTCTACAGCGGGGCGGCCATCGAGCCCGACATCTACGACCGGTGGTTCCGCCTCAACGTGATGCACGACGTCGGCGCGTCCACGGTGGCCGTGTACGTCGACGGCGAGCGAAAGTTCAGCACCAGCGTGACCCCCAGCGAGTCCTACTACTTCAAGTTTGGGGTGTACATGCAGCACCATGACCAATCCAGCTGCATGGAGTCACGATGGACCAACGTCACGCTCTATACTAAGCACTAG